tgatatatatctatatattttcttagatgattacataaaataattaagtaacataaacatatataggtttaatgacaaaaaaataatttattattgttattattgaaatgttttattatatttttcatatatttagtttactacaatattttacaattacgaaaaaataaataaattttattttacttatataatataatttataaaatacaatcaCATTTTTACTgcatattttaatagatattgaaaaaactaaaaataaattttagcaataaatatattaacaaatgaaCATATTAGCAACTAATCCAACTtgtatctaaaatcatagatgtaactacaataagaattagattttgacccgcacgcccATGCGGgtgtactttttaaaaaaaatatgatgctatttgatttttatgtcgctatttagggttgggcaaaaaactcgaattcaaAGAATTAaaccgatcccaatccgaataagtagtactaatccgaaccggaattgattaaatatccgaattattcaaatttttggtatttgaagaactgaaatctaatccgatccgaaccgaagtattttgggtatcgaaaatagatttatatacttatatattaattatttttagattttatatatataaaaacatccagaatatatatgatacttttaagtttgcttaaatgcttgaaaatatatacaaataatcaaacgtaaatatcttaaatagttaaaatatactcaaaattccaaaaatacttaaataattattaattctctatccaaatatttaaaccaaacctatttaaattgattatccaaatccgaaccaaatcaTCAAAGATCTGAAatgaacacgaaatcccaaaaagacccgaaaacgaacccgaacgcccacccctaatcactattataatcctctatccaaatatttaaactaaacctatttaaattggttattcaaatccgaaccaaatcctCAAATATCTGAACTAAACACGAAATTCCAAAAAGTCCCGAAAACGAACCCGaatgcccacccctaatcaatattatatatatcctatatgtgtcatcataggttacaaaatatgtgttatcatataattaatcgtattttatacgtaccatcaaataatttttcttataattaataatattttatacaatcatataaataatcacatatattatattttaaaatttaatgtgaaatataaaaaccataatttaagttggtgtttgaaattgagctttgtattttatttttcttatatatattgaacacatttttataatagttattggaaaatatgttagtaaaaatcaaattttgaatatatgtatatttttaaatgaatttttgatataatcaattttaaattattattttgatttgaatatatatatcaagtaacatagacTCATTACTTTtcaatataatgtaatggacttcaAATTGTTTTAGtagcataagcccattattttttttcataacttactgctatccatgtatccaaataatactattttttttaactactatctatattgccaaacaatctcaatgtgtacttcaactgtaataatatagatgtataATTTATTAGCAACTAACccaacttatatataaaatcatagatgTAACTACAATGAGaatgtataatttataataataaattatttattttgtttatataataataatttatttattttataaatttaaattatatgatgacttaaaatatattaacaaatgataaataaaatattaactcactgttacaatttagatcttttgtaaaatttatttatatgcatgagactttagaatattatcattatattaatttataaaatttggaatcagacattttagtttattttttatttcattataatcacaatatatcttaaattatacataatcttaataaaatatacttatGCAACCAACCTAAAatgcaaataataaaattaatcaaaattaatatatttacaaaaaataaatattataattaaattcaaataaatagaCAGAATCCAATATGTCCAAATGACAACTAAATTGAttgtaaaaacaacaaaactaattagataaatatttaattaaagtaatatgctataattaatataaattatacatataaattataaattaattaaaaattaaaaataaatatcaatttattattatattatatttattttataaatatttatgtccgtgcatgagcacgggaaaatcacctagtgATTAAGATAAATAGCATGTATAGCATAGATGAATTaggatttttactaaaatatataaagccAAAAAATTAGGGTTGAACAACGCAACCAACTACAACAAAAAATTGtgatataacaaactaagtcccacattgaagaattagacaaagagtgtctaatatataaagagatgtccaactctaatagtacgaggccttttgggatggaagccaaaagtaaatccatgcgggcttgccaattaagcccaaagtggacaatatcgtactaatcggataataAAGAGTTGGACATGGGCTGTGtaatcccaacaattggtatcagagcacagTTGACGAGAAATCTGCAAGAAAGACCGAAATACCCTTTGAATGATGAATGAGTGATGAATGGGTATCCTATGAGTTAGGAATGAGAGGTGTGTAGCAGATATCGAGTCAGAAGATCCTGAAAGTCAGTTGTGGGACACGAgatgaatgtgatccttagtttgaaggggagaatgtgatataacaaactaagtctcacattgaagaattagacaaagagtgtctaatatataaagagatgtccaactctaatagtacgaggccttttgggatggaagccaaaagtaaatccatgcgggcttgccaattaagcccaaagtggacaatatcgtactaatcggataataAAGAGTTGGACATGGGCTGTGTAATCCCAACAAAAATCAAGAAGCTTCACCGTCTTCATTTATCTGCGTCGTGCACTGCTTCCCTTGTGCGGTAGGTCGTTCTCTTCTCGAAGATCTGAGTCCATGCTTCCTGAAATAAAGAGATATATATAAACGTTCCCGTGCTAATACCTTGTTAGAGTTTCTCATATAGACCAGTCGGAATATAACCCTATTTTTGGAATATTggctgtagtttttttttttttttttagtaaaaatattgGTTGTAGTTTATGATTTTGGGAGGTTAATATTTGGTTTCTACGTTATCGTGGGACTTGCCATCTTTTTTGTTTCTGATGTGCATCCCCTTCActataatatttgattttttattttaatcctTTTCTTGGCAGTAATCATGGCTGATGAAATTAACGAGATGCAACAAGAAGTAAGTCgttatttgtttctttgtctACAATGAATACACAAATGTATAGATTTTGGTTTCCTTCTTTCATGCTGCATGTGTTATCTAATTATGATGTGTACGGAAATCTCTTTTACATCAGCTTGCACCCTTTGACccaaccaaaaagaaaaagaagaagaaagttgtTCTTCAGGATCATGCTGAGAGCTCATCACCAGAATTGCAGATGGAGAAAGCTGATGATCCAATGCCTGCAGGTATAATCGATGAAGAACTTTGTTTCCCTTCAACACTCTATTTATGTTTTACTTAAATGCTTTGTCTCATTTATTTTGCAGGAGTTAATGATGGTCTTGAAAGCGCAGTTAGTGGAATGAAAAATAGCAAGAAGCCAGTGAGTGTTTATAAATGTTTAGTACTAAGCTTCTCTTATATTTATTCAAACTTGTATCTTGATTATAATGATTCACCTTATATTGGTTTTTATTTGATGGTTAGGTTGATTCCAGCTCACTGAATGAAGAAAGTGTTGAAGCCGTAGAAGATTCGGATGGTGGTTTGAAActccacatatatatattttgtgctaattattatatattaatagaataTTAGTTCATGCTTACTTTTATGTATCCAGTTTGAATCTTACATACAATATCTTGCAGGCCATGAGGAAGAGAAAGGAGTAATCCAGCAGGAGAATCGTTATCCTTGGGAGGGAAGTGATAGATTGTACCTATATGAAGAGGTGAGCACATCACAGATAGCTTTTGTTTTCAAGATTCTTATtgcttgttttattttcttataactgGAGCTGTATGTTTTTTTCAGATGCTTGGTAGGGTCTTCAACATTCTGCGTGAAAACAATCCGGACCTAACTGGAAATAGGCGTCGTACAGTTATGAGGCCTCCTCAAGTTCTTCGTGAGGGGACAAAGAAGACGGTCTTTGTCAACTTTATGGACCTTTGCAAAACGTATGAACAAACATTCTCTTCAAACTCACTATATCGTATATCAGTTCTTGATGTTTATGTTTATGTATATGGCATGTTTTTTATTCAGGATGCATCGACAACCAGATCATGTTATGGCGTTCTTGCTTTCTGAGTTGGGTACTAGTGGCTCACTTGATGGCCAGCAAAGGTTGGTTGTTAAAGGGAGGTTTGCACCCAAGAGCTTTGAAGCGAATCTGCGAAAATATGTCAGTAAGTAACTCTTCCTAATCTCAAGATCGGTTTTGAACTGTGCTGTAAGATTTCAGGGACTGGACCTAAGATTTTAGGAACTATAAACATTTTAGTATAGATCTTAATAATTATTTCATTCGGTTGTGCCCAGAATTTTAAGTGATATTCCTCTTCATTTGTAGATAACTATGTCATTTGCCATGGTTGCAAGAGCCCAGACACAAATCTTACAAAGGAGAATCGTCTCTTCTTTATGAGATGTGAACAGGTAAAAAAGCTCATTTGAAGACTTTACTTTTATTGCATCATCTTTGATGTCATATCTGAGCAAGTGAATGAGTAATATATGTTTCCGTTTTGGCAGTGTGGATCAGAACGATCTGTGGAACAGATCAAAGCTGGTTATGTTGCACTCGTTGGTAAAAGGAAGACTTGATGATACCAAAGAGGTTTTTAACCTCTAAAGAATAAAGAGCAGTCTATGGAGCcgtgatgttttttttttccttctaacTTTCTA
The nucleotide sequence above comes from Brassica napus cultivar Da-Ae chromosome A9, Da-Ae, whole genome shotgun sequence. Encoded proteins:
- the LOC125578320 gene encoding eukaryotic translation initiation factor 2 subunit beta-like translates to MADEINEMQQELAPFDPTKKKKKKKVVLQDHAESSSPELQMEKADDPMPAGVNDGLESAVSGMKNSKKPVDSSSLNEESVEAVEDSDGHEEEKGVIQQENRYPWEGSDRLYLYEEMLGRVFNILRENNPDLTGNRRRTVMRPPQVLREGTKKTVFVNFMDLCKTMHRQPDHVMAFLLSELGTSGSLDGQQRLVVKGRFAPKSFEANLRKYVNNYVICHGCKSPDTNLTKENRLFFMRCEQCGSERSVEQIKAGYVALVGKRKT